The proteins below are encoded in one region of Silene latifolia isolate original U9 population chromosome 2, ASM4854445v1, whole genome shotgun sequence:
- the LOC141642155 gene encoding zinc finger A20 and AN1 domain-containing stress-associated protein 8-like: MDHNETGCQAPERPILCVNNCGFFGSSTTMNMCSKCHKEAILKEDREKLAASSIDNLVNGTSNNNKDSIVKAEVLETKAVNEELSCDSSPVGPTESKKGPSRCTTCQKRVGLTGFSCRCGNLFCSAHRYSDKHECSFDYRGVAQSSIAKANPVIKAAKLDKF; this comes from the coding sequence ATGGACCACAATGAGACGGGATGTCAAGCGCCTGAGCGCCCAATCCTATGCGTTAACAACTGTGGCTTTTTCGGAAGCTCAACAACTATGAATATGTGCTCCAAATGTCACAAAGAAGCGATTCTCAAAGAGGACCGCGAAAAGCTTGCTGCCTCTTCCATTGATAACCTCGTAAATGGGACCTCCAACAATAACAAAGACTCAATTGTTAAAGCTGAAGTTCTAGAGACGAAAGCTGTAAATGAAGAACTTTCCTGCGACTCCAGCCCTGTAGGACCCACAGAGTCGAAGAAAGGTCCAAGCAGATGCACAACATGCCAAAAGCGCGTGGGATTGACTGGTTTCAGCTGTCGATGTGGGAATCTGTTTTGTTCAGCTCATCGTTACTCTGACAAGCATGAATGCTCTTTTGATTACAGGGGTGTTGCTCAGAGTTCTATTGCTAAAGCCAATCCCGTCATCAAGGCAGCAAAGCTCGACAAGTTCTAG
- the LOC141642154 gene encoding uncharacterized protein LOC141642154 isoform X2: MIHMPQGTVERSEDASQGSKGKGEDSDYESLKDSSSSQGDPLTADDQKLERDSGVLTKMSNKGSSERNNKVDNERNKSGLKQLHPTVKTPLKSNNVKVVAKELSENSKSSNMKVYPSLESSEGIEEKSMEEKDDDVFEEASNGEKSTESDDETVATEDNDAALKYRVEIMENRIEKLEEELREVAALEISLYSVIPEHGSSAHKVHTPARRLSRLYIHACKHWTRSKRATIARNTVSGIILVTRTCGNDLARLTFWLSNTVVLREIISQAFGMSDLTNSARFKGANGHKGGAGNVSALKMKGAANQVNKPSQSFEDWEETSTFTSGLEKIESWIFSRVVESVWWQALTPNMVSPVEELMSPKSMGKLMGPALGDQQQGTFSIELWKNAFQTAFHRLCPVRAAGHECGCLPVVARMVMEECITRLDVAMFNAILRDSAEQIPTDPVSDPIVDSRVLPIPAGEFSFGSGAQLKNAVGNWSRWFDDMLLLKDHDFEADGDHPTSKAKTECFNLLNELSDLLMLPKDLLIEKSIREQVCPSINLGVIKRILCYFTPDEFCPDQVPGEVLESLNAESFAERRIVGESAASFPYGAAEVVYRPPSSKDVSEKVAEAGGKPELDRNVSLVQKKGYTSDEELDHLDSPLTSLIERPSPTTLINGKLSLKDKEPTGYAGNARYELLREVWTL, encoded by the exons ATGATACATATGCCACAAGGAACAGTCGAAAG GTCGGAGGATGCATCGCAGGGTTCTAAAGGCAAGGGAGAAGATTCTGATTATGAATCTCTGAAAGATTCGTCATCGTCTCAAGGAGATCCCTTGACAGCAGATGATCAAAAACTAGAAAGAGATTCTGGGGTTTTGACAAAAATGTCGAATAAGGGTTCATCTGAAAGAAATAATAAGGTAGATAATGAAAGAAACAAGTCGGGTTTAAAGCAGTTGCATCCTACAGTCAAAACACCCTTGAAATCTAACAATGTGAAGGTAGTTGCGAAAGAACTTTCTGAGAATAGTAAGTCTTCAAATATGAAAGTGTATCCTTCATTGGAGTCCTCCGAAGGAATTGAGGAAAAGTCAATGGAGGAAAAGGATGATGACGTGTTTGAAGAAGCCTCAAATGGTGAAAAAAGTACGGAAAGTGATGATGAAACTGTTGCAACGGAAGATAATGATGCCGCCTTGAAATATAGAGTTGAGATTATGGAAAATAGGATTGAGAAACTTGAGGAGGAGCTAAGGGAAGTTGCTGCTCTTGAAATCTCCCTTTATTCTGTTATACCAGAACATGGGAGCTCTGCTCACAAGGTACATACACCTGCTCGACGTCTTTCTAGGCTTTACATACATGCATGCAAGCACTGGACTCGGAGTAAGAGGGCGACGATTGCTAGAAATACAGTGTCAGGGATCATTTTGGTTACCAGAACGTGCGGGAATGACCTTGCAAG GTTAACATTTTGGCTGTCTAACACGGTTGTCCTGAGGGAGATTATATCACAAGCATTTGGCATGTCGGACCTTACAAATTCAGCGAGATTCAAAGGTGCAAATGGTCACAAGGGTGGTGCAGGTAATGTCTCGGCATTGAAAATGAAGGGAGCTGCCAATCAAGTGAACAAGCCTAGTCAGTCATTTGAAGATTGGGAAGAGACTAGTACCTTCACTTCTGGTTTGGAAAAAATTGAATCATGGATTTTCTCTCGGGTTGTCGAGTCAGTCTGGTGGCAG GCTTTAACACCGAATATGGTGTCACCAGTTGAAGAGTTAATGAGCCCGAAGAGCATGGGTAAGTTGATGGGACCAGCTCTTGGTGATCAGCAACAAGGAACTTTTTCGATTGAACTTTGGAAAAATGCATTCCAGACTGCTTTCCATAGGCTTTGTCCTGTCCGAGCTGCCGGTCATGAATGTGGCTGTCTCCCTGTCGTAGCAAGAATG GTGATGGAAGAATGTATAACAAGGTTAGATGTGGCGATGTTCAATGCTATACTACGAGATTCTGCAGAACAGATTCCAACAGATCCAGTCTCGGATCCTATAGTTGATTCTAGGGTACTCCCTATTCCTGCTGGTGAATTCAGTTTCGGCTCTGGTGCACAGCTCAAAAATGCT GTTGGAAATTGGTCTAGGTGGTTTGATGATATGCTTCTCCTGAAAGATCACGACTTTGAAGCCGATGGTGATCACCCTACAAGCAAAGCAAAAACTGAGTGTTTCAATCTACTTAATGAACTGAGTGATCTGTTGATGCTTCCGAAAGATTTGCTCATCGAGAAATCTATCAGGGAACAG GTCTGCCCATCAATTAATCTGGGTGTGATTAAACGGATTTTGTGCTATTTCACACCGGATGAATTTTGTCCAGATCAAGTTCCTGGAGAAGTCTTAGAGTCTCTAAATGCTGAG AGTTTCGCGGAGAGACGCATAGTGGGAGAATCCGCTGCAAGCTTTCCTTATGGAGCAGCCGAAGTGGTCTACAGGCCACCATCATCAAAAGATGTTTCAGAGAAAGTTGCAGAGGCAGGTGGGAAACCTGAGCTCGACAGGAATGTGTCCCTAGTTCAGAAGAAAGGCTATACCAGCGACGAGGAGTTGGACCATCTCGATTCCCCATTGACTTCTCTCATTGAGCGACCATCGCCTACTACTTTGATTAACGGAAAATTGAGTCTGAAAGATAAAGAGCCAACTGGGTACGCGGGGAATGCAAGGTATGAGCTCTTACGCGAGGTTTGGACTTTGTAG
- the LOC141642154 gene encoding uncharacterized protein LOC141642154 isoform X1 yields MKDSERKKVQNVSQTKRPVRTPRRESKIGEENGRKPVTKETQSKASRSKPVSHSVASDTSLSTETSEVYENVVIHYVDDSNRSEDASQGSKGKGEDSDYESLKDSSSSQGDPLTADDQKLERDSGVLTKMSNKGSSERNNKVDNERNKSGLKQLHPTVKTPLKSNNVKVVAKELSENSKSSNMKVYPSLESSEGIEEKSMEEKDDDVFEEASNGEKSTESDDETVATEDNDAALKYRVEIMENRIEKLEEELREVAALEISLYSVIPEHGSSAHKVHTPARRLSRLYIHACKHWTRSKRATIARNTVSGIILVTRTCGNDLARLTFWLSNTVVLREIISQAFGMSDLTNSARFKGANGHKGGAGNVSALKMKGAANQVNKPSQSFEDWEETSTFTSGLEKIESWIFSRVVESVWWQALTPNMVSPVEELMSPKSMGKLMGPALGDQQQGTFSIELWKNAFQTAFHRLCPVRAAGHECGCLPVVARMVMEECITRLDVAMFNAILRDSAEQIPTDPVSDPIVDSRVLPIPAGEFSFGSGAQLKNAVGNWSRWFDDMLLLKDHDFEADGDHPTSKAKTECFNLLNELSDLLMLPKDLLIEKSIREQVCPSINLGVIKRILCYFTPDEFCPDQVPGEVLESLNAESFAERRIVGESAASFPYGAAEVVYRPPSSKDVSEKVAEAGGKPELDRNVSLVQKKGYTSDEELDHLDSPLTSLIERPSPTTLINGKLSLKDKEPTGYAGNARYELLREVWTL; encoded by the exons ATGAAGGACTCTGAGCGGAAGAAAGTTCAGAATGTTAGTCAAACAAAACGACCCGTGAGAACACCAAGAAGAGAAAGTAAAATAGGTGAAGAGAATGGTCGGAAACCAGTGACCAAAGAAACACAATCTAAAGCATCGCGATCTAAGCCAGTCTCTCATAGTGTAGCAAGTGACACAAGTTTGAGCACAGAGACTAGTGAAGTTTATGAAAATGTGGTTATACATTATGTGGATGATTCAAACAGGTCGGAGGATGCATCGCAGGGTTCTAAAGGCAAGGGAGAAGATTCTGATTATGAATCTCTGAAAGATTCGTCATCGTCTCAAGGAGATCCCTTGACAGCAGATGATCAAAAACTAGAAAGAGATTCTGGGGTTTTGACAAAAATGTCGAATAAGGGTTCATCTGAAAGAAATAATAAGGTAGATAATGAAAGAAACAAGTCGGGTTTAAAGCAGTTGCATCCTACAGTCAAAACACCCTTGAAATCTAACAATGTGAAGGTAGTTGCGAAAGAACTTTCTGAGAATAGTAAGTCTTCAAATATGAAAGTGTATCCTTCATTGGAGTCCTCCGAAGGAATTGAGGAAAAGTCAATGGAGGAAAAGGATGATGACGTGTTTGAAGAAGCCTCAAATGGTGAAAAAAGTACGGAAAGTGATGATGAAACTGTTGCAACGGAAGATAATGATGCCGCCTTGAAATATAGAGTTGAGATTATGGAAAATAGGATTGAGAAACTTGAGGAGGAGCTAAGGGAAGTTGCTGCTCTTGAAATCTCCCTTTATTCTGTTATACCAGAACATGGGAGCTCTGCTCACAAGGTACATACACCTGCTCGACGTCTTTCTAGGCTTTACATACATGCATGCAAGCACTGGACTCGGAGTAAGAGGGCGACGATTGCTAGAAATACAGTGTCAGGGATCATTTTGGTTACCAGAACGTGCGGGAATGACCTTGCAAG GTTAACATTTTGGCTGTCTAACACGGTTGTCCTGAGGGAGATTATATCACAAGCATTTGGCATGTCGGACCTTACAAATTCAGCGAGATTCAAAGGTGCAAATGGTCACAAGGGTGGTGCAGGTAATGTCTCGGCATTGAAAATGAAGGGAGCTGCCAATCAAGTGAACAAGCCTAGTCAGTCATTTGAAGATTGGGAAGAGACTAGTACCTTCACTTCTGGTTTGGAAAAAATTGAATCATGGATTTTCTCTCGGGTTGTCGAGTCAGTCTGGTGGCAG GCTTTAACACCGAATATGGTGTCACCAGTTGAAGAGTTAATGAGCCCGAAGAGCATGGGTAAGTTGATGGGACCAGCTCTTGGTGATCAGCAACAAGGAACTTTTTCGATTGAACTTTGGAAAAATGCATTCCAGACTGCTTTCCATAGGCTTTGTCCTGTCCGAGCTGCCGGTCATGAATGTGGCTGTCTCCCTGTCGTAGCAAGAATG GTGATGGAAGAATGTATAACAAGGTTAGATGTGGCGATGTTCAATGCTATACTACGAGATTCTGCAGAACAGATTCCAACAGATCCAGTCTCGGATCCTATAGTTGATTCTAGGGTACTCCCTATTCCTGCTGGTGAATTCAGTTTCGGCTCTGGTGCACAGCTCAAAAATGCT GTTGGAAATTGGTCTAGGTGGTTTGATGATATGCTTCTCCTGAAAGATCACGACTTTGAAGCCGATGGTGATCACCCTACAAGCAAAGCAAAAACTGAGTGTTTCAATCTACTTAATGAACTGAGTGATCTGTTGATGCTTCCGAAAGATTTGCTCATCGAGAAATCTATCAGGGAACAG GTCTGCCCATCAATTAATCTGGGTGTGATTAAACGGATTTTGTGCTATTTCACACCGGATGAATTTTGTCCAGATCAAGTTCCTGGAGAAGTCTTAGAGTCTCTAAATGCTGAG AGTTTCGCGGAGAGACGCATAGTGGGAGAATCCGCTGCAAGCTTTCCTTATGGAGCAGCCGAAGTGGTCTACAGGCCACCATCATCAAAAGATGTTTCAGAGAAAGTTGCAGAGGCAGGTGGGAAACCTGAGCTCGACAGGAATGTGTCCCTAGTTCAGAAGAAAGGCTATACCAGCGACGAGGAGTTGGACCATCTCGATTCCCCATTGACTTCTCTCATTGAGCGACCATCGCCTACTACTTTGATTAACGGAAAATTGAGTCTGAAAGATAAAGAGCCAACTGGGTACGCGGGGAATGCAAGGTATGAGCTCTTACGCGAGGTTTGGACTTTGTAG
- the LOC141642154 gene encoding uncharacterized protein LOC141642154 isoform X3: MSNKGSSERNNKVDNERNKSGLKQLHPTVKTPLKSNNVKVVAKELSENSKSSNMKVYPSLESSEGIEEKSMEEKDDDVFEEASNGEKSTESDDETVATEDNDAALKYRVEIMENRIEKLEEELREVAALEISLYSVIPEHGSSAHKVHTPARRLSRLYIHACKHWTRSKRATIARNTVSGIILVTRTCGNDLARLTFWLSNTVVLREIISQAFGMSDLTNSARFKGANGHKGGAGNVSALKMKGAANQVNKPSQSFEDWEETSTFTSGLEKIESWIFSRVVESVWWQALTPNMVSPVEELMSPKSMGKLMGPALGDQQQGTFSIELWKNAFQTAFHRLCPVRAAGHECGCLPVVARMVMEECITRLDVAMFNAILRDSAEQIPTDPVSDPIVDSRVLPIPAGEFSFGSGAQLKNAVGNWSRWFDDMLLLKDHDFEADGDHPTSKAKTECFNLLNELSDLLMLPKDLLIEKSIREQVCPSINLGVIKRILCYFTPDEFCPDQVPGEVLESLNAESFAERRIVGESAASFPYGAAEVVYRPPSSKDVSEKVAEAGGKPELDRNVSLVQKKGYTSDEELDHLDSPLTSLIERPSPTTLINGKLSLKDKEPTGYAGNARYELLREVWTL; encoded by the exons ATGTCGAATAAGGGTTCATCTGAAAGAAATAATAAGGTAGATAATGAAAGAAACAAGTCGGGTTTAAAGCAGTTGCATCCTACAGTCAAAACACCCTTGAAATCTAACAATGTGAAGGTAGTTGCGAAAGAACTTTCTGAGAATAGTAAGTCTTCAAATATGAAAGTGTATCCTTCATTGGAGTCCTCCGAAGGAATTGAGGAAAAGTCAATGGAGGAAAAGGATGATGACGTGTTTGAAGAAGCCTCAAATGGTGAAAAAAGTACGGAAAGTGATGATGAAACTGTTGCAACGGAAGATAATGATGCCGCCTTGAAATATAGAGTTGAGATTATGGAAAATAGGATTGAGAAACTTGAGGAGGAGCTAAGGGAAGTTGCTGCTCTTGAAATCTCCCTTTATTCTGTTATACCAGAACATGGGAGCTCTGCTCACAAGGTACATACACCTGCTCGACGTCTTTCTAGGCTTTACATACATGCATGCAAGCACTGGACTCGGAGTAAGAGGGCGACGATTGCTAGAAATACAGTGTCAGGGATCATTTTGGTTACCAGAACGTGCGGGAATGACCTTGCAAG GTTAACATTTTGGCTGTCTAACACGGTTGTCCTGAGGGAGATTATATCACAAGCATTTGGCATGTCGGACCTTACAAATTCAGCGAGATTCAAAGGTGCAAATGGTCACAAGGGTGGTGCAGGTAATGTCTCGGCATTGAAAATGAAGGGAGCTGCCAATCAAGTGAACAAGCCTAGTCAGTCATTTGAAGATTGGGAAGAGACTAGTACCTTCACTTCTGGTTTGGAAAAAATTGAATCATGGATTTTCTCTCGGGTTGTCGAGTCAGTCTGGTGGCAG GCTTTAACACCGAATATGGTGTCACCAGTTGAAGAGTTAATGAGCCCGAAGAGCATGGGTAAGTTGATGGGACCAGCTCTTGGTGATCAGCAACAAGGAACTTTTTCGATTGAACTTTGGAAAAATGCATTCCAGACTGCTTTCCATAGGCTTTGTCCTGTCCGAGCTGCCGGTCATGAATGTGGCTGTCTCCCTGTCGTAGCAAGAATG GTGATGGAAGAATGTATAACAAGGTTAGATGTGGCGATGTTCAATGCTATACTACGAGATTCTGCAGAACAGATTCCAACAGATCCAGTCTCGGATCCTATAGTTGATTCTAGGGTACTCCCTATTCCTGCTGGTGAATTCAGTTTCGGCTCTGGTGCACAGCTCAAAAATGCT GTTGGAAATTGGTCTAGGTGGTTTGATGATATGCTTCTCCTGAAAGATCACGACTTTGAAGCCGATGGTGATCACCCTACAAGCAAAGCAAAAACTGAGTGTTTCAATCTACTTAATGAACTGAGTGATCTGTTGATGCTTCCGAAAGATTTGCTCATCGAGAAATCTATCAGGGAACAG GTCTGCCCATCAATTAATCTGGGTGTGATTAAACGGATTTTGTGCTATTTCACACCGGATGAATTTTGTCCAGATCAAGTTCCTGGAGAAGTCTTAGAGTCTCTAAATGCTGAG AGTTTCGCGGAGAGACGCATAGTGGGAGAATCCGCTGCAAGCTTTCCTTATGGAGCAGCCGAAGTGGTCTACAGGCCACCATCATCAAAAGATGTTTCAGAGAAAGTTGCAGAGGCAGGTGGGAAACCTGAGCTCGACAGGAATGTGTCCCTAGTTCAGAAGAAAGGCTATACCAGCGACGAGGAGTTGGACCATCTCGATTCCCCATTGACTTCTCTCATTGAGCGACCATCGCCTACTACTTTGATTAACGGAAAATTGAGTCTGAAAGATAAAGAGCCAACTGGGTACGCGGGGAATGCAAGGTATGAGCTCTTACGCGAGGTTTGGACTTTGTAG